From Aliarcobacter butzleri, the proteins below share one genomic window:
- a CDS encoding glycosyltransferase family 9 protein — protein sequence MIKEIFIEIPSWLGDAIMATPAIENLIKTYPDAQITLLGSFVSTQAFQGYPNIKRVIVDDTKKSGNRYKNLISLAKSIGRVDLAISFRRSISSKFMMFFIKAKKKFNYRRLTKKEIHLCIRYNDFVNKVLNLQNEVGDLKLYFKPFNYGKPTLGINPGATYGSAKRWYPEEFAKIAIEMSKKYDIVIFGGPAETNIAKDIETELVSKGITNYQNLAGKTTIPELIEKIAGLDLFVTNDSGPMHIAAAYKVKTIAIFGPTKFTETNQWNNPNGEIVTKNLDCAPCMKRVCPLKHHNCMKDITAVDVLNVIVKL from the coding sequence ATGATTAAAGAAATATTTATAGAAATACCTTCTTGGTTGGGAGATGCTATTATGGCAACACCAGCAATAGAAAATTTGATAAAAACATATCCCGATGCTCAAATTACACTTTTGGGATCTTTTGTTTCAACTCAAGCTTTTCAAGGTTATCCGAATATAAAAAGAGTAATAGTTGATGATACAAAAAAAAGTGGAAATAGATATAAAAATCTTATTTCTTTAGCAAAAAGTATCGGAAGAGTTGATTTAGCAATTTCATTTAGAAGAAGTATCTCTTCTAAATTTATGATGTTTTTTATAAAAGCAAAGAAAAAGTTTAATTATAGACGTCTTACAAAAAAAGAGATACATTTATGTATTAGATATAATGATTTTGTAAATAAAGTTTTAAATTTGCAAAATGAAGTAGGGGATTTAAAACTTTATTTTAAACCTTTTAATTATGGTAAACCAACTTTAGGAATAAATCCAGGTGCCACTTATGGAAGTGCAAAAAGATGGTACCCAGAAGAGTTTGCAAAAATTGCAATTGAGATGTCAAAAAAATATGATATCGTAATTTTTGGAGGACCAGCAGAAACTAATATTGCAAAAGATATAGAAACTGAATTAGTTTCAAAAGGAATAACAAATTACCAAAATTTAGCTGGTAAAACTACAATTCCTGAACTTATTGAAAAAATTGCTGGACTTGATTTATTTGTTACAAATGATAGTGGTCCGATGCATATTGCAGCTGCTTATAAGGTGAAGACAATAGCAATTTTTGGTCCTACAAAATTTACTGAAACAAATCAATGGAATAATCCAAATGGAGAAATTGTGACAAAGAATTTGGATTGTGCACCTTGTATGAAAAGAGTTTGTCCATTAAAACATCATAACTGTATGAAAGATATTACAGCTGTTGATGTTTTAAATGTAATTGTAAAACTATAA
- a CDS encoding glycosyltransferase family 9 protein, with the protein MNLLITRHDKIGDFVVTLPLFKAIKEQYPNTKLTALVSKVNFDFAKNIDFIDDVILFDKNNLSKTLKEIKEKKFDASISAYIDITLGKLLFKSGIKKRVAPATKIAQLFFNKRVKQRRSQVAKTEWRYNLDLAKKIYPDIKLDFTKPLLDIKVEREKRVIFHVGFGGSSDGNLRLDDYINLARSIKDSNYEIVFSFGPDDGVSKEYIKNKLDFKATIFDSKVSLYEFTKYLASSYLFISTSTGPMHLAGATNTKTLSFFGDSLFASSKRWATISNEENQNNFMINFDYTKEDYEKIENRLKELISE; encoded by the coding sequence GTGAATTTGCTAATAACAAGACACGATAAAATAGGTGATTTTGTCGTAACTTTACCTCTTTTTAAAGCTATTAAAGAGCAATATCCTAATACAAAATTGACAGCACTTGTATCAAAAGTAAATTTTGATTTTGCAAAAAATATCGATTTTATAGATGATGTTATTTTATTTGATAAAAATAATTTATCAAAAACATTAAAAGAGATAAAAGAAAAAAAATTTGATGCCAGTATTAGTGCGTATATTGATATAACACTAGGAAAACTTCTTTTTAAAAGTGGTATAAAAAAAAGAGTAGCGCCAGCTACTAAAATAGCACAACTTTTTTTTAATAAAAGAGTAAAACAAAGAAGAAGTCAAGTTGCAAAAACAGAGTGGAGATATAATCTTGATTTGGCAAAAAAAATATATCCAGATATAAAACTTGATTTTACTAAACCACTTTTAGATATTAAAGTAGAAAGAGAAAAAAGGGTAATTTTTCATGTTGGATTTGGTGGAAGTAGTGATGGAAATCTAAGATTAGATGATTATATAAATTTAGCAAGAAGTATTAAAGATAGTAATTATGAAATAGTTTTTAGTTTTGGACCAGATGATGGTGTTTCTAAAGAATATATAAAAAATAAACTTGATTTTAAAGCAACAATTTTTGATTCAAAAGTTTCTTTGTATGAATTTACTAAATATTTGGCTTCAAGTTATCTATTTATTAGCACTTCAACGGGACCTATGCACCTTGCAGGAGCAACAAATACAAAAACTTTATCGTTTTTTGGAGATTCTTTATTTGCAAGTAGTAAAAGATGGGCAACTATAAGTAATGAAGAAAATCAAAACAATTTTATGATTAATTTTGATTATACAAAAGAAGATTATGAAAAAATAGAAAACAGATTAAAAGAGTTAATTAGTGAATAA
- a CDS encoding lipopolysaccharide kinase InaA family protein has product MNIKYQLNKNYENIKDFLLNIKNFFKQNSNTIHKARNELKVIEYKNIQTVVKAFKIPNIINQVVYAYFRDSKAKKSYENAVKLINLNINTPTPIGYIEFYQNFLFKESFFISEKLDYLFTIREPLRNTMLNDRELIIKRFVAFTYNLHKNSVYHKDYSAGNILVFKNKNDEYDFSVVDINRMEFKNIDLETGLDNFAKLWLDEDSLKLIATEYARLSQNDEKIAIDILKKCDKKLKDFVEFKRKIRGKK; this is encoded by the coding sequence TTGAATATAAAATATCAATTAAATAAAAATTATGAAAATATTAAAGATTTTTTGTTAAATATTAAAAATTTTTTTAAACAAAATTCAAATACTATTCACAAAGCTAGAAATGAATTAAAAGTTATAGAATATAAAAATATTCAAACAGTTGTTAAAGCTTTTAAAATTCCAAATATTATAAATCAAGTTGTTTATGCATATTTTAGAGATTCAAAAGCAAAGAAATCTTATGAAAATGCTGTAAAACTTATTAATTTAAATATAAACACTCCAACTCCGATAGGTTATATAGAGTTTTATCAAAACTTTTTATTTAAAGAAAGTTTTTTTATTAGTGAAAAATTGGATTATTTATTTACTATTCGTGAGCCATTAAGAAATACGATGTTAAATGATAGAGAATTAATTATAAAAAGATTTGTTGCATTTACTTATAATTTACATAAAAATAGTGTTTATCACAAAGATTATTCAGCTGGTAATATATTAGTTTTTAAAAATAAAAATGATGAATATGATTTTAGTGTGGTTGATATAAATAGAATGGAATTTAAAAATATTGATTTAGAAACTGGTTTAGATAATTTTGCAAAATTATGGTTAGATGAAGATAGTTTAAAATTAATTGCAACTGAGTATGCAAGATTATCACAAAATGATGAAAAAATAGCTATTGATATTTTGAAAAAATGTGATAAAAAACTAAAAGATTTTGTAGAATTTAAAAGAAAAATTAGAGGTAAAAAATAG
- a CDS encoding phosphoethanolamine transferase, which translates to MKNNFSKFAYNLLLSFIITILFICFEQIFRIYNNILVFNLDIKSFIEQLILNLAIISIIKSRAIFVIYIILAIFAWFQLLHFSYFGTWIFPLEYMLFFTKFKEVFDTFKSVTSIIIIPTIMFFILLVCIYYLLKISENKRLKVPYLSYFLIIAIFINPISLYVKDNTRKGHRPSVEYYPIKNSYLSISHLFAIILPKKFISHYSGLEQPIVSTPNLILKNPNINIIVIMGESANRNFMSLYGYHIKSTPYLDTLKNDKNFIYKSAISSGVVTDVGIPNFFNMIKQPDGVPQAISQNTCLFKMAKENGFQTYFYSAQARNQLAQLKSYLCTNFIDDYFDGTNLTKEASTPALDEYLITKIDDIDFSKPSFIALHQRASHSPFYDTYPKEFEIYNKENIEDKTLSQTLIDYLNSVRYTDHVIENIIKKISEKTDRPTYFIFTSDHSTSIEKNRNGHGRLDFDSVWQIPFFVYGINNPKDLNNNFQDFPYISHYQVGDLVSYLLGYQKHYDYFNTKEDYYVCGADISGFDGILRISFDEKNDLTKDFDFIK; encoded by the coding sequence ATGAAAAATAATTTTTCTAAATTTGCTTATAACCTTTTGTTATCTTTTATAATAACAATACTTTTTATATGTTTTGAACAAATCTTTAGAATTTATAATAACATTTTAGTTTTTAATTTAGATATTAAATCTTTTATTGAACAACTAATTTTAAACTTAGCTATAATCTCTATCATAAAAAGTAGAGCTATATTTGTAATATATATTATTTTAGCAATATTTGCATGGTTTCAACTTTTACACTTTTCATATTTTGGAACTTGGATTTTTCCTTTAGAATATATGTTGTTCTTTACAAAATTTAAAGAAGTATTTGATACATTTAAATCTGTTACGAGCATAATTATTATTCCAACAATCATGTTTTTTATATTATTAGTTTGTATTTATTATTTATTAAAAATAAGTGAAAATAAAAGATTAAAAGTTCCTTATTTATCTTATTTTTTAATTATTGCAATTTTTATAAATCCTATTAGCTTATATGTAAAAGACAATACTAGAAAAGGTCATCGTCCTTCAGTCGAATATTATCCAATTAAAAATTCATATTTATCTATTAGTCATCTTTTTGCGATTATTTTACCCAAAAAGTTTATATCACATTATAGTGGATTAGAACAACCAATTGTCTCAACTCCAAATCTTATTTTAAAAAATCCTAACATCAATATTATTGTAATTATGGGAGAGAGTGCAAATAGAAATTTTATGTCTTTATATGGTTATCATATAAAATCAACTCCTTACTTGGATACTTTGAAAAATGATAAAAATTTTATTTACAAAAGTGCTATATCATCAGGAGTTGTAACAGATGTTGGAATTCCTAATTTTTTTAATATGATAAAACAACCAGATGGTGTTCCTCAAGCAATTTCACAAAATACTTGTTTATTTAAAATGGCAAAAGAAAATGGTTTCCAAACATATTTTTACTCAGCACAAGCACGAAATCAGTTAGCTCAGCTAAAAAGCTATCTTTGTACTAATTTTATTGACGATTATTTTGATGGTACAAATTTAACTAAAGAGGCAAGCACACCTGCACTTGATGAATATTTAATTACAAAGATAGATGATATTGATTTTTCAAAACCAAGTTTCATAGCACTTCATCAAAGAGCCTCTCATAGTCCATTTTATGATACATATCCTAAAGAATTTGAAATATACAATAAAGAAAATATTGAAGATAAAACTTTAAGTCAAACTCTTATTGACTATCTAAATTCAGTTCGATACACTGATCATGTTATAGAAAATATTATCAAAAAAATAAGTGAAAAAACAGATCGTCCAACATATTTTATATTTACTTCTGATCATAGTACAAGTATAGAAAAAAATAGAAATGGACATGGAAGACTTGATTTTGATTCTGTTTGGCAGATTCCTTTTTTTGTCTATGGAATAAATAATCCAAAAGATTTAAATAACAATTTTCAAGATTTTCCATATATTTCACATTATCAAGTTGGAGATTTAGTAAGTTATCTTTTAGGATATCAAAAACACTATGATTACTTTAATACTAAAGAAGATTATTATGTTTGTGGGGCCGATATTTCTGGATTTGATGGAATTCTAAGAATCTCTTTTGATGAAAAAAACGATCTAACAAAAGATTTTGATTTTATAAAGTAG
- a CDS encoding PhoP regulatory network YrbL family protein, whose product MIILKDEDFVGKGNERACYIHPEDKNKAIKITYENNNRKESKQTKLEVNYYKELEKRRMINFKHLPKYFGEVKTDKGAGFVVELIRDFDGEVSKTFEYYLKKDGVLKYKKELEEYKQYFLDNCIIFNYGMMPKNILLRKNSETDFDLVLIDGLGDVSYFTLPNKIPYFARKRINRRWDKFIKKYL is encoded by the coding sequence ATGATAATATTAAAAGATGAAGATTTTGTTGGAAAAGGAAATGAAAGAGCTTGTTATATTCATCCTGAAGATAAAAATAAAGCAATAAAAATTACATATGAAAATAATAATAGAAAAGAGAGCAAACAAACTAAGTTAGAAGTAAATTATTATAAAGAATTAGAAAAAAGAAGAATGATAAATTTTAAACATCTTCCAAAATATTTTGGTGAAGTTAAAACAGACAAAGGAGCTGGATTTGTTGTTGAACTTATAAGAGATTTTGATGGTGAAGTTTCTAAAACATTTGAATATTATTTAAAAAAGGATGGTGTTTTAAAATATAAAAAAGAGTTAGAAGAATATAAGCAATATTTTTTAGATAATTGTATAATTTTTAATTATGGAATGATGCCTAAAAATATACTTCTTAGAAAAAATAGTGAAACAGATTTTGATTTAGTATTAATTGATGGATTAGGTGATGTTAGTTATTTTACTCTTCCAAATAAAATACCATATTTTGCAAGAAAAAGAATAAATAGAAGATGGGATAAATTTATTAAAAAATATTTATAA
- a CDS encoding MBOAT family O-acyltransferase, with amino-acid sequence MLFNSYEFIFIFLPVIFVVYFYLNSKRLILGAKIWLVVGSLFFYSYWNVIYLPLILLSIFVNYGVGLSLVNHEKIRISSKTILSFGIVFNLGLLGYFKYTDFFLDNFNGIFGTNIPLPHIILPLGISFFTFTQIAFLVDAYKQEAKEYSLINYMLFVTYFPHLLAGPILHHKEMMPQFASKYNWVKNYRNIALGLFIFSIGLFKKVVIADTFAVWANAGFDTATTLNLIEAWATSLSYTFQLYFDFSGYTDMAIGISLMFNIKLPINFNSPYKALSIQDFWRRWHMTLSRFLRDYLYIPLGGNRKGNIRTYVNLITTFLLGGLWHGAGWTFIIWGLLHGIALAIHRLWQSLGFRMNKILAWFITFNFINITWIFFRAKDFESAMKVFGCMFSFDNVVLPSIFFKKLAFLENYGIKFDEVTRSISGGSDLLNLTLASMIIVFFFKNSMQLKDKFKSNIFILVFTVFLFVYSMFSLNKFSEFLYFNF; translated from the coding sequence ATGCTCTTTAATAGTTATGAATTTATATTTATATTTTTGCCAGTAATTTTTGTGGTTTACTTTTATTTGAATAGTAAACGATTAATATTAGGAGCAAAGATATGGTTAGTAGTAGGGAGTTTGTTTTTCTATAGTTACTGGAATGTAATATATCTTCCTCTAATTTTACTTTCAATATTTGTAAATTATGGTGTAGGATTAAGTTTAGTAAATCATGAGAAGATAAGAATTTCTTCAAAAACAATACTGAGTTTTGGAATAGTGTTTAATCTAGGATTATTAGGATATTTTAAATATACAGATTTTTTTCTAGATAACTTTAATGGAATATTTGGAACAAATATACCATTGCCACATATAATATTGCCTCTAGGGATTAGCTTCTTTACCTTTACACAAATAGCATTCTTAGTAGATGCATATAAACAAGAAGCAAAAGAGTATAGCTTAATAAATTATATGCTGTTTGTAACATATTTTCCACACTTACTAGCAGGACCAATTTTGCATCATAAAGAGATGATGCCACAATTTGCGAGTAAATATAATTGGGTAAAGAATTATAGAAATATAGCATTAGGACTGTTTATTTTTTCAATAGGATTGTTTAAAAAAGTAGTAATAGCAGATACCTTTGCAGTATGGGCAAATGCAGGATTTGATACAGCAACAACTTTAAATCTAATAGAAGCATGGGCAACATCTTTGTCTTATACTTTCCAATTGTACTTTGATTTTTCAGGATATACAGATATGGCAATAGGTATAAGTTTGATGTTTAATATAAAATTACCTATTAACTTTAACTCTCCATATAAAGCATTGTCAATTCAAGACTTCTGGAGAAGATGGCATATGACACTCTCAAGATTTTTAAGAGATTATTTGTATATACCACTAGGAGGGAATAGAAAAGGTAATATTAGAACTTATGTAAATCTAATAACAACATTTCTATTAGGTGGATTATGGCATGGAGCAGGATGGACATTTATAATCTGGGGATTGCTACATGGAATAGCATTAGCAATACATAGGCTTTGGCAAAGCTTAGGATTTAGAATGAATAAAATCTTAGCATGGTTTATAACATTTAACTTTATAAATATAACATGGATATTTTTTAGAGCAAAAGATTTTGAAAGTGCAATGAAAGTATTTGGTTGTATGTTTTCTTTTGATAATGTTGTTTTACCAAGCATATTTTTTAAGAAGTTAGCATTTTTAGAAAATTATGGAATTAAGTTTGATGAAGTAACTCGCTCAATAAGTGGAGGAAGTGATCTTTTAAATCTTACTTTAGCTAGTATGATTATTGTTTTTTTCTTTAAAAATTCTATGCAATTAAAAGATAAATTTAAATCAAATATTTTTATATTAGTTTTTACGGTTTTTTTATTTGTTTATTCTATGTTTTCTTTGAACAAATTTAGTGAATTTTTATATTTTAATTTTTAA
- a CDS encoding glycosyltransferase family 4 protein, which translates to MQNKNILEVCLSPDLGGLELYMCNCSKELAKDFNVTCVISNNSKLESFLEDLKVIKIERKSSFSLISSIKIAKIIDKNKIDTIHIHWTKDIPIIIFAKLLSKRKPKIIQTRHMTMTRFKNDFYHKFLYKNVDTIICVTKALQNQIEKFIPQNIRPKVKTLYLGAKNPKVFTKEELNIYKEEKLNSKNSFIIGFVGRINEFKGQYLLIEAMKKLKIKELDVKAYFVGHPMNEEYLNSLKEKVKNYNLENEIHFLGFSKEPDKFMQACDVIVAASKNETFGLVVIEAMKNQTAIIASNSGGFLEIIDDRINGLLFENENIEDLALKIEELYNDKDLKDNLVLEAKKKVDLEFDSEIQFKKLKEFMKGN; encoded by the coding sequence ATGCAAAATAAAAATATTTTAGAAGTTTGTTTATCCCCTGATTTAGGTGGATTAGAACTTTATATGTGTAATTGCTCAAAAGAATTAGCAAAAGATTTTAATGTAACTTGTGTAATTTCAAATAATTCAAAATTAGAATCTTTTTTAGAAGATTTAAAAGTTATAAAAATAGAAAGAAAAAGTAGTTTTTCTTTAATCTCTTCAATAAAAATAGCAAAAATTATTGACAAAAATAAAATTGACACAATACATATTCATTGGACAAAAGATATTCCAATAATAATTTTTGCAAAATTATTATCAAAAAGAAAACCAAAAATTATTCAAACTAGACATATGACAATGACAAGATTTAAAAATGATTTTTATCATAAGTTTTTGTATAAAAACGTAGATACAATTATTTGTGTGACAAAAGCTTTACAAAATCAAATAGAAAAATTTATTCCTCAAAATATTAGACCAAAAGTAAAAACTTTATATTTAGGGGCAAAAAATCCTAAAGTTTTTACAAAAGAAGAGTTAAATATTTATAAAGAAGAGAAATTAAATTCAAAAAATTCTTTTATTATAGGTTTTGTTGGAAGAATTAATGAATTTAAAGGTCAATATCTTTTGATTGAAGCTATGAAAAAATTAAAGATTAAAGAATTAGACGTAAAAGCTTATTTTGTTGGACATCCTATGAATGAAGAATATTTGAACTCTTTAAAAGAAAAAGTAAAAAATTATAATCTTGAAAATGAAATACATTTTTTAGGTTTTTCAAAAGAACCAGACAAGTTTATGCAAGCCTGTGATGTGATTGTAGCAGCTTCCAAGAATGAAACATTTGGTTTAGTTGTTATTGAAGCTATGAAAAATCAAACAGCTATTATTGCTTCAAACAGCGGAGGATTTTTAGAAATTATTGATGATAGAATTAATGGATTATTGTTTGAAAACGAAAATATAGAAGATTTAGCATTAAAAATTGAAGAACTTTATAATGATAAAGATTTAAAAGATAATTTAGTTTTAGAAGCAAAGAAAAAAGTTGATTTAGAATTTGATAGTGAAATACAATTTAAAAAATTAAAAGAATTTATGAAAGGAAATTAA
- a CDS encoding glycosyltransferase family 2 protein: protein MKITANIITLNEEKNIEEVIKSVKSVCDEVLVVDSLSSDRTCEIAESLGAKVIKQTYLGDGPQKAFGAPYAKNDWVLSIDADERLDLNAIEEIKKLNLENSSYDAYSFARKTFVGKNYIKLWYPDRVTRLYNRKKCGFSTAKGHAKVETKNVCDLEADMLHYSYDDYIHMIRTTEKFIKRGAILAHEEGKKATVFDPIIHGLGALFKALILKGGAFHGINGWNVAVISAYSSYMKYAIMLDMQRNAK, encoded by the coding sequence TTGAAAATTACAGCAAATATTATTACACTAAATGAAGAAAAGAATATAGAAGAAGTTATAAAATCTGTTAAAAGTGTATGTGATGAAGTTTTAGTTGTGGATTCTTTAAGTAGTGATAGAACTTGTGAAATTGCAGAAAGTTTGGGTGCAAAAGTTATAAAACAGACATATTTAGGAGATGGACCACAAAAGGCATTTGGTGCTCCATATGCAAAAAATGATTGGGTTTTGAGTATTGATGCAGATGAAAGACTTGATTTAAATGCAATAGAAGAGATAAAAAAATTGAATCTAGAAAATAGTTCTTATGATGCTTATTCTTTTGCTAGAAAGACATTTGTTGGAAAGAATTATATTAAACTTTGGTATCCAGATAGAGTAACAAGACTTTACAATCGTAAAAAATGTGGATTCTCAACTGCAAAAGGGCATGCAAAAGTTGAAACAAAAAATGTGTGTGATTTAGAAGCTGATATGTTGCATTATTCATATGATGATTATATCCATATGATAAGAACAACTGAAAAATTTATAAAAAGAGGTGCAATTTTAGCACACGAAGAAGGTAAAAAAGCAACAGTTTTTGATCCAATTATTCATGGTTTGGGAGCTTTATTTAAAGCTTTAATATTAAAAGGCGGAGCATTTCATGGAATTAATGGATGGAATGTAGCAGTAATTTCAGCATATAGTTCATATATGAAGTATGCTATTATGTTGGATATGCAAAGAAATGCAAAATAA
- a CDS encoding glycosyltransferase, which produces MKQKTAIICLSRVNGGMELASVKLARLLSQDVEVEFIARDNSYIANRKEHFENYDINLHIVNFSSNFSFKLIFTVREILKNSNIKNIIFLGASEIKSLYFATLGLDINFIIRQGSKKTTSKKDIFHKLFYSNVNYFVGNCEYMKKNIIEILPIPQKASVKRIYSSLKLEENIDFKPLNNHVDLVHVGRVHKGKGQFEAIKACEILKNNNINFTIKFLGDIQDKDYLETMKNYLKNSSLKNNVEFVGYTSNVKEYLQKSDIFIFPSLGEGMSNAIIESLGFGLIPIIYDDTSSSEFKDLGFHIHLTKENNIKNLQEILLNVVNNFEEEKAKAKDNHQKALNIFAPQREKIEYLNLLI; this is translated from the coding sequence ATGAAACAAAAAACAGCTATTATTTGTCTATCAAGAGTAAATGGAGGAATGGAACTTGCATCAGTAAAACTTGCAAGACTTTTAAGCCAAGATGTTGAAGTAGAATTTATCGCTAGAGATAATAGTTATATAGCAAATAGAAAAGAACATTTTGAAAACTATGATATAAATCTGCATATAGTAAATTTTTCATCTAATTTTAGTTTTAAACTTATTTTCACTGTACGAGAAATTTTAAAAAACAGTAATATAAAAAATATAATTTTTTTAGGTGCTTCTGAGATAAAATCTTTATATTTTGCAACTTTAGGATTAGATATTAATTTTATAATCAGACAAGGTTCAAAAAAAACAACTTCAAAAAAAGATATTTTTCATAAACTATTTTATAGCAATGTAAATTACTTTGTAGGAAATTGTGAATATATGAAAAAAAATATAATTGAAATTTTACCAATTCCCCAAAAAGCAAGTGTTAAAAGAATTTATTCATCTTTAAAACTAGAAGAAAATATAGATTTTAAACCTTTAAATAACCATGTAGATTTGGTTCATGTTGGACGAGTACATAAAGGTAAAGGACAATTTGAAGCTATAAAAGCTTGTGAAATTCTAAAAAATAATAACATTAATTTTACAATAAAGTTTTTAGGAGATATTCAAGATAAAGACTATCTTGAAACTATGAAAAACTATTTAAAAAACTCTTCTTTAAAAAATAATGTCGAATTCGTAGGTTACACTTCAAATGTAAAAGAGTATTTACAAAAAAGCGATATTTTCATTTTTCCAAGTCTAGGAGAAGGAATGAGTAATGCAATAATTGAAAGCTTGGGATTTGGACTTATTCCAATTATTTATGATGACACATCTTCAAGTGAATTTAAAGATTTAGGATTTCATATTCACTTAACAAAAGAAAATAATATTAAAAATTTGCAAGAAATTTTATTAAACGTTGTAAATAACTTTGAGGAAGAAAAAGCTAAAGCAAAAGATAATCATCAAAAAGCTTTAAATATTTTTGCTCCACAAAGAGAAAAAATTGAATATTTAAATTTATTAATATAA
- a CDS encoding glycosyltransferase, translated as MSNKEVFISIIVPVYNAEEYLDECLQSILKQTIIENIELICVNDGSSDNSLEILNLYKTKFPNMLIIDQKNAGSAMARNNGLQIAKGEYIYFVDNDDYLANENCLSELYSVAKKESLDILNFNHLILKNNSLNKFSIKRENNKIYTGKEYLSTAQKGNITNTPWDKILKRSYLKEINFAYTSGVISDDAEALLPLFYDAKKVSFVDNFAYVYRIRPNSVMTGEKTEKYIISTKKILETYTKFYDLEKDKGIRRFLKSLIFNRLLSYYELIFEKNDFINKYIDDYESYKTKYLNKIEIFFIENEENYLNKYKNSKSKLAKKLNPNYLIRRFRKRYLKN; from the coding sequence ATGTCAAATAAAGAAGTTTTTATAAGTATAATTGTTCCTGTTTACAATGCAGAAGAATATCTTGATGAATGTTTACAAAGTATTTTAAAACAAACTATCATTGAAAATATAGAATTAATTTGTGTAAATGATGGTAGTAGTGATAACTCTTTGGAAATTTTAAATCTTTATAAAACAAAATTTCCAAATATGCTAATCATTGATCAAAAAAATGCTGGTTCAGCAATGGCAAGAAATAATGGTTTACAAATAGCAAAAGGTGAATATATATATTTTGTAGATAATGATGATTATCTAGCAAATGAAAACTGCTTAAGTGAATTATATAGTGTTGCAAAAAAAGAATCTTTAGATATTTTAAACTTTAACCATTTAATTTTAAAAAATAATTCGTTAAATAAGTTTTCTATAAAAAGAGAAAATAACAAAATTTATACTGGTAAAGAGTATCTTTCAACAGCACAAAAAGGTAATATTACTAATACTCCTTGGGATAAAATATTAAAAAGAAGTTACTTAAAAGAGATAAATTTTGCATACACCTCAGGAGTTATTTCAGACGATGCGGAAGCTTTATTACCTCTATTTTATGATGCAAAAAAAGTATCTTTTGTAGATAATTTTGCTTATGTATATAGAATAAGACCAAATTCTGTTATGACTGGTGAAAAAACAGAGAAATATATAATAAGTACAAAAAAAATATTAGAAACTTACACAAAGTTTTATGATTTAGAAAAAGACAAAGGAATTAGAAGATTTTTAAAAAGCTTAATTTTTAATAGATTATTGTCTTATTATGAACTTATATTTGAAAAAAATGACTTTATAAATAAATATATAGATGATTATGAATCATATAAAACAAAATATTTAAATAAAATAGAAATATTTTTTATTGAAAATGAAGAGAACTATCTAAATAAATATAAAAACTCAAAGTCTAAACTTGCAAAAAAACTAAACCCAAACTATTTAATTAGAAGATTTAGAAAAAGATATTTAAAAAATTAA